The following are encoded together in the Oceanobacillus zhaokaii genome:
- a CDS encoding competence/damage-inducible protein A gives MQQPKAEIIAVGTELLLGQISNTNAQWISQQLALYGINIYNHVVVGDNLNRVVEAFSQAHVRSDIIIVTGGLGPTEDDLTREAFQQMSQLDVVEHKPSMDKIEQFFKERNTVMTPNNRRQARVFKDCIVLDNKVGMAPGMIVTFENRTWIFLPGVPREMKSLVAIDVLPYLLQLIGDKAIIKSEVLRFIGIGESQLEHEIKDIIDGQSNPTIAPLATDNGVTIRLTARTDSLENAEKLITASKQQILSRIGSFFYGSNEQTLEQQIIDNLRVSNQRLALAESLTGGLVTSKLVSISGASDVIKGGIVCYDTKVKEEILGVSKETIDLFGTVSEQCAIEMATNILQVLDADIGISFTGVAGPKEAEGKPAGTVYIAVCTKDGHQQVEEFKFQGDRDTIRTRTTLKGMEILFNLLKQ, from the coding sequence ATGCAGCAGCCTAAAGCTGAAATCATTGCTGTTGGTACAGAATTGTTATTAGGTCAAATCTCGAATACAAATGCACAATGGATATCACAGCAACTCGCATTATATGGAATCAATATTTATAATCATGTTGTAGTTGGTGATAATCTTAACCGAGTAGTTGAAGCATTTTCACAAGCACATGTACGCTCCGATATTATTATTGTAACTGGGGGACTCGGTCCAACAGAAGATGACCTTACGAGAGAAGCATTTCAACAAATGAGTCAACTTGATGTAGTGGAGCATAAGCCATCCATGGATAAAATCGAGCAATTTTTTAAAGAGCGCAACACTGTTATGACACCAAATAATCGAAGACAAGCAAGAGTGTTTAAAGATTGTATTGTGCTTGATAATAAAGTCGGGATGGCTCCGGGAATGATTGTAACTTTTGAAAATCGCACATGGATTTTCTTACCCGGAGTACCTCGTGAAATGAAAAGTCTTGTTGCAATCGATGTACTACCATATCTTCTGCAACTTATTGGCGACAAAGCAATTATTAAATCTGAGGTATTACGATTTATCGGGATTGGTGAATCACAATTAGAGCATGAAATTAAAGATATAATTGACGGTCAAAGTAATCCGACGATTGCGCCGCTAGCAACAGATAATGGAGTAACAATTCGACTAACTGCCAGAACCGATTCATTAGAAAATGCTGAAAAATTAATTACAGCAAGCAAACAACAAATTCTATCAAGAATTGGAAGCTTTTTTTATGGCTCAAACGAACAAACATTAGAACAGCAAATCATCGACAATTTACGAGTGAGTAATCAGCGTCTTGCACTTGCTGAGAGTTTAACTGGCGGACTGGTAACTAGTAAGCTTGTTTCTATAAGTGGTGCTTCAGATGTTATAAAAGGTGGAATCGTTTGCTATGACACAAAGGTTAAAGAGGAGATCCTAGGGGTCTCCAAAGAAACAATCGATTTATTCGGTACGGTTAGTGAGCAATGCGCAATTGAAATGGCAACCAATATATTACAAGTTCTAGATGCAGATATAGGCATTAGTTTTACTGGGGTAGCAGGGCCTAAAGAGGCGGAAGGAAAGCCTGCAGGCACTGTATATATCGCTGTTTGTACGAAAGATGGCCATCAACAGGTGGAAGAGTTTAAGTTTCAAGGTGATCGTGATACGATAAGAACGCGTACAACTTTAAAAGGGATGGAAATTCTTTTTAATTTGTTAAAACAGTGA
- the recA gene encoding recombinase RecA: MSDRKQALDMALRQIEKQFGKGSVMKLGENEFQPIETIPSGSLALDVALGIGGYPKGRIIEIYGPESSGKTTVALHAIAEAQKKGGQAAFIDAEHALDPSYARALGVNIDELLLSQPDTGEQALEIAEALVRSGAVDILVIDSVAALVPKAEIEGEMGDSHMGLQARLMSQALRKLSGAINKSNTIAIFINQVREKIGVMFGNPETTPGGRALKFYSSVRLEVRRAEQLKQGNDIVGNRTRVKVVKNKVAPPFKQAEIDIMYGKGISREGEILDIGSELDIVDKSGAWYSYDGDRLGQGRENSKLFLLENPEVAEAIHNAIREHYSLDEKAEAAPEREEATQESLDV, encoded by the coding sequence TTGAGTGATAGAAAACAAGCTTTAGACATGGCTTTGAGACAAATAGAGAAACAATTTGGTAAAGGTTCGGTGATGAAGCTCGGTGAAAACGAGTTTCAACCGATTGAAACAATCCCAAGTGGATCATTAGCGTTAGATGTAGCATTAGGAATAGGTGGATATCCAAAAGGACGTATTATTGAAATTTACGGTCCTGAATCATCTGGTAAGACAACAGTAGCACTACATGCGATTGCTGAAGCACAGAAAAAAGGTGGACAAGCTGCCTTTATTGATGCTGAGCATGCGTTAGATCCATCTTACGCAAGAGCTTTAGGTGTCAATATTGATGAATTGCTATTGTCTCAACCAGATACAGGAGAACAAGCATTAGAAATTGCTGAAGCACTCGTTCGAAGTGGTGCAGTTGATATTCTAGTTATCGACTCTGTTGCTGCACTTGTTCCAAAAGCAGAAATCGAGGGTGAAATGGGAGATTCCCATATGGGGTTACAAGCACGCTTAATGTCACAAGCATTAAGAAAATTATCTGGTGCAATCAATAAATCAAACACCATTGCTATCTTCATTAATCAGGTTCGTGAGAAAATTGGCGTTATGTTCGGTAATCCAGAAACAACACCTGGTGGGCGTGCACTTAAATTCTATTCTTCTGTAAGACTGGAAGTACGTCGTGCGGAGCAATTGAAGCAAGGTAATGATATTGTTGGGAATAGAACGAGAGTTAAAGTTGTAAAAAATAAAGTAGCGCCGCCATTCAAACAAGCAGAAATTGATATTATGTATGGTAAAGGGATTTCTAGAGAAGGAGAAATTCTTGATATCGGATCCGAACTGGATATTGTTGATAAGAGTGGTGCATGGTACTCATACGACGGTGATCGCTTAGGACAAGGACGTGAAAACTCTAAACTATTTTTATTAGAAAATCCAGAAGTAGCCGAAGCTATTCATAATGCAATTCGCGAACATTATAGTTTAGATGAAAAGGCTGAGGCAGCTCCTGAGCGGGAAGAAGCTACTCAAGAGAGTTTAGATGTATAA
- the rny gene encoding ribonuclease Y yields the protein MDNPIIISILFVIILIVGIVVGYLIRKSIAEAKISSAESLAKQIVEEAHRNADAAKKEALLEARDENHKLRQQTEDELRERRAESTKFENRLTQKEENLDRKSETLDKRELLLEKKEQSLAEKQQQIEEMESKVEAMKDEQQTELERISGYTSDQAKQIILERIEKEVQHESAIMIKEAENRAKEEADKKAKSILSLALQRCAADHVAETTVSVVNLPNDEMKGRIIGREGRNIRTLETLTGIDLIIDDTPEAVILSGFDPIRREIARMALEKLVQDGRIHPARIEEMVDKARREVDEYIREIGEETTFEVGVHGLHPDLVKILGRLKYRTSYGQNVLKHSTEVAYLSGLLAAELGEDVTLARRAGLLHDIGKAIDHEVEGSHVEIGKELAIKYKEHDIVINSIASHHGDEEATSVIAVLVAAADALSAARPGARSETLENYIKRLEKLEEISESFEGVEKSFAIQAGREIRIMVKPDEIDDLESVRVAREIRKQIENELDYPGHIKVTVIRETRAVEYAK from the coding sequence ATGGACAATCCTATCATCATCTCCATTTTGTTTGTTATTATCCTAATCGTCGGTATTGTTGTTGGTTATCTGATACGTAAATCTATTGCAGAAGCTAAAATTTCCAGTGCGGAATCATTAGCGAAACAAATCGTTGAAGAAGCACATCGGAATGCTGATGCCGCTAAGAAAGAGGCACTCCTTGAAGCGAGAGATGAAAACCATAAGCTTCGGCAACAAACAGAGGATGAACTGCGCGAACGACGTGCAGAATCTACGAAGTTTGAAAATCGCCTCACGCAAAAAGAAGAAAACCTGGATCGAAAAAGTGAAACACTAGACAAACGTGAATTGTTGTTAGAGAAAAAAGAACAATCATTAGCAGAAAAACAACAACAAATTGAAGAAATGGAAAGCAAAGTGGAAGCTATGAAAGATGAGCAGCAAACGGAGCTTGAGCGCATTTCAGGATACACATCAGACCAAGCCAAACAGATTATTTTAGAGCGGATTGAAAAAGAGGTACAACATGAGTCAGCAATAATGATTAAAGAAGCCGAAAATCGAGCGAAGGAAGAAGCGGATAAGAAAGCGAAGAGTATTCTTTCACTCGCATTACAGCGTTGCGCTGCAGATCACGTTGCTGAAACTACAGTATCTGTAGTAAATCTTCCAAATGATGAGATGAAGGGCCGTATAATTGGTCGTGAAGGACGAAATATACGTACACTTGAAACATTAACTGGTATTGATTTAATTATTGATGATACACCTGAAGCAGTTATTTTATCTGGTTTTGATCCAATAAGAAGAGAAATTGCTCGTATGGCATTAGAAAAACTAGTTCAAGATGGCCGAATCCACCCAGCTAGAATTGAAGAAATGGTGGACAAAGCTAGACGTGAGGTTGACGAATATATACGGGAAATTGGAGAAGAAACTACATTTGAAGTTGGTGTACATGGTTTACATCCAGATCTAGTCAAAATACTAGGACGACTAAAATATCGTACGAGCTATGGGCAAAATGTACTGAAACACTCAACAGAGGTTGCGTACCTTTCCGGATTGCTTGCTGCTGAATTAGGTGAAGATGTTACGTTAGCAAGAAGAGCTGGATTGCTTCATGATATTGGTAAAGCAATTGATCATGAGGTTGAAGGTAGCCACGTAGAAATTGGAAAAGAACTGGCGATTAAATACAAAGAACATGATATAGTCATCAATTCAATTGCTTCCCACCATGGTGATGAAGAAGCGACATCCGTTATTGCAGTTCTTGTAGCTGCGGCTGATGCATTGTCTGCTGCTAGACCTGGTGCTAGGAGTGAAACATTAGAAAACTATATTAAACGTTTAGAGAAACTTGAAGAAATCTCCGAGTCATTCGAAGGCGTAGAGAAGTCGTTTGCAATTCAAGCAGGGCGAGAAATTAGAATTATGGTTAAACCAGATGAAATTGATGACCTTGAATCTGTGCGCGTTGCTAGAGAAATAAGGAAGCAAATTGAGAATGAACTTGATTACCCTGGTCACATTAAAGTAACCGTGATTAGAGAAACAAGAGCAGTAGAATATGCTAAATAA
- a CDS encoding TIGR00282 family metallophosphoesterase, which translates to MKILFIGDVVGSPGRDMVQEYLPKLKEKYHPNLTIINGENAAAGKGITEKIYKQFLEWGAQVITMGNHTWDKKEIFEFIDDAKYMIRPANFPEGTPGKGLVFVNINGVEVAVINMQGRTFLSAIDDPFRKIDELIDEAKERTNLIFVDFHGEATSEKQAFGWYLDGRVSAVVGTHTHTQTADERILPAGTAYITDVGMTGPYDGILGVERDSVIKRFLTSLPVRFETTKEGRTQLNGFFVTIDDRTGKATKVERIIINEDHPFFS; encoded by the coding sequence ATGAAAATATTATTTATTGGAGATGTTGTAGGTTCTCCTGGTAGAGACATGGTACAGGAATATTTACCGAAATTGAAGGAAAAGTACCATCCAAATTTAACGATTATTAACGGAGAAAATGCTGCAGCAGGAAAAGGGATTACTGAGAAAATTTATAAGCAATTTCTAGAATGGGGTGCTCAAGTGATTACCATGGGTAATCATACTTGGGATAAAAAGGAAATTTTTGAATTCATTGATGATGCGAAGTATATGATTAGACCTGCTAACTTTCCTGAAGGTACGCCAGGTAAGGGGTTAGTTTTTGTCAATATAAATGGAGTGGAAGTTGCTGTAATTAACATGCAAGGACGTACATTTTTATCTGCAATCGATGATCCCTTCCGGAAAATCGATGAATTGATTGATGAGGCGAAAGAACGAACGAATCTAATATTCGTTGATTTTCATGGTGAAGCAACGAGTGAAAAACAAGCATTTGGATGGTATCTAGATGGTAGAGTTAGTGCGGTAGTTGGCACACACACCCATACGCAAACTGCAGATGAACGTATCTTACCAGCTGGAACGGCATATATAACAGATGTAGGAATGACAGGACCTTATGATGGAATATTAGGTGTAGAACGGGATTCAGTAATAAAAAGATTCCTAACTTCTTTGCCAGTACGTTTCGAAACGACAAAAGAGGGTAGAACACAATTAAATGGTTTTTTTGTTACGATTGATGATAGAACTGGAAAGGCAACAAAGGTAGAGCGAATCATCATTAATGAGGATCATCCTTTTTTCAGCTGA